The Oenanthe melanoleuca isolate GR-GAL-2019-014 chromosome 1A, OMel1.0, whole genome shotgun sequence genome contains a region encoding:
- the MYF6 gene encoding myogenic factor 6 yields MMDLFETGSYFFYLDGENGALQQLEMAEGSPLYPGSDGTLSPCQDQMQPEAGSDSSGEEHVLAPPGLQPPHFPGQCLIWACKTCKRKSAPTDRRKAATLRERRRLKKINEAFEALKRRTVANPNQRLPKVEILRSAISYIERLQDLLHRLDQQEKMQEIGGDPFSFSPKQGNIPSSDFLSTCGSDWQSVSDHSRALGVSPKEGVSVVESSASSSLRCLSSIVDSISSDDPKLPNAEEAVEK; encoded by the exons ATGATGGACCTTTTTGAAACTGGCTCCTATTTCTTCTACTTGGATGGGGAGAatggagccctgcagcagctggagatggcTGAGGGATCCCCGCTGTACCCAGGGAGCGATGGCACCTTGTCTCCGTGTCAGGACCAAATGCAGCCGGAGGCCGGCAGTGACAGCAGCGGAGAGGAGCATGTGCTGGCACCCCCGGGACTACAACCCCCTCACTTCCCCGGCCAGTGTTTGATCTGGGCTTGTAAAACTTGCAAGAGAAAGTCGGCCCCCACGGACAGACGGAAAGCAGCCACCCTGcgggagaggagaaggctgaAGAAGATCAACGAAGCCTTCGAGGCTCTGAAAAGGCGGACTGTGGCCAACCCCAACCAGAGGCTGCCCAAGGTGGAGATACTGAGGAGCGCCATCAGCTACATCGAGAGGCTGCAGGACCTCTTGCACAGGCTGGATCAGCAGGAGAAAATGCAGGAGATCGGGGGGGACCCCTTCAGCTTCAGCCCCAAGCAGGGAAAT ATCCCCAGTTCGGACTTCCTGAGCACCTGCGGCTCCGACTGGCAAAGCGTTTCTGACCATTCCCGAGCCCTAGGAGTCAGCCCCAAGGAAG GAGTCTCCGTTGTCGAGTCGTCGGCCTCCAGCAGCCTTCGCTGCCTCTCTTCAATAGTGGACAGTATTTCTTCCGACGATCCCAAACTGCCCAACGCGGAGGAAGCGGTGGAGAAATAA